TATTAAATAAAATTTGAAACAAAGGCAATTTGACTTTAAAAAGTCTTCTAATAATTTTTACGTTCTTTTAATAAGTTGTTATCGCATAAAGAAATAAACCGTACACAACTAGTGTTCGTGGCATCTTTTGTTCTGTACAACGAAGACTAACAATGTAAATCCACTTTTTTTATTAAATTGATAACAATAGCAACAAAAGTTACGAAATGAGCCATTCATCGACAATTAAAAAGTGCTGATCATGAATATATACAGACTTAATGTTTGGAACAAAGGTACCAAACAGAAGCTTAAGATGTAAAAAATGATGTATATACCATTCTAAAATGTCGAATTAGAAATTTTAATACGAAAAAAAGTTAGCTATTCTATGTTTCTAAGAATAGCTAACTTTGAGATTAATAGTTTTATTATTTACTAATAAACATTTGAGTCCAATAGTTCCCTTGTTCAACATAACCAACACCAATATGAGTGAAGCTAGAATTTAAAATGTTTTTACGGTGACCTTCACTATTCATCCAAGCATTCACAACTTCTTGAGGTGTTTTTTGACCGTAAGCAATATTTTCTCCAGCTGATTTATATGTGATACCGAACTTTTTCATCATATCAAAAGGTGAGCCGTAAGTTGGGCTATTATGGTCAAAATATTTGTTAGACTGCATATCAGCAGATTTAGTACGTGCTACTTTACTT
The sequence above is a segment of the Cytobacillus sp. IB215665 genome. Coding sequences within it:
- a CDS encoding CAP domain-containing protein produces the protein SKVARTKSADMQSNKYFDHNSPTYGSPFDMMKKFGITYKSAGENIAYGQKTPQEVVNAWMNSEGHRKNILNSSFTHIGVGYVEQGNYWTQMFISK